A genomic region of Gemmata massiliana contains the following coding sequences:
- a CDS encoding cytochrome c3 family protein: MPRSPSRDLSDRFTGKRGYFRRPDALRRGKIALGWMALFAAGAWAAVDFVKPAQRVQYAHSHGPLANPHASFDDNCAACHVAHGLKDLGPVSVFNARARWHDLTCEKCHSGPGHHDSANADARAFHDRCSNCHHDHNGRLSSLVRLADKDCNQCHANLGKWHEANKSKAGKPYQNEITNFVKDHPEFRSLDTSANPRTLKFSHAIHMNPGQAYTADGKEAMTVKRLRELNGEAGKAAVARYASGAGDDTKVQLQCASCHALDSGVGSPGFNSLKDTLAKDDPTRALLPPRAEGAYFLPVNFEAHCRSCHPQKANEGVSEANGKKFEVPRFDVPHRKQPADLIPDLKAGYLKGLSNSGHPALNAPPELGGKLDAPPKNLAPRTLGEEAERLAGLAEGLLFEPAGSCAKCHTMTPGDGKAKPRVTAVPDRTVWFKHAKFNHASHRGTTCATCHPGTGADYISKVEADKPEPVQIVGINTCRACHSPLGTKIKVSDSPEVLGGGARHNCTDCHRYHNGDHPLQGRGAPARDASKPLDLLDWLKGSSK, from the coding sequence ATGCCTCGCTCACCAAGTCGCGACCTGTCGGACCGGTTCACCGGGAAGCGCGGCTACTTCCGCCGGCCGGACGCGCTGCGCCGCGGGAAGATCGCCCTCGGTTGGATGGCCCTATTCGCCGCCGGCGCGTGGGCCGCGGTGGACTTCGTCAAACCGGCCCAGCGCGTCCAGTACGCGCACTCGCACGGGCCGCTCGCGAACCCGCACGCCTCCTTCGACGACAACTGCGCCGCGTGCCACGTCGCCCACGGGCTGAAAGACCTGGGACCGGTGTCCGTCTTCAACGCGCGCGCCCGCTGGCACGACCTGACGTGCGAAAAGTGTCACTCCGGCCCCGGGCACCACGACTCCGCGAACGCGGACGCGCGTGCGTTCCATGACCGCTGCTCCAACTGCCACCACGACCACAACGGGCGGCTGAGTTCGCTCGTGCGATTGGCCGACAAGGACTGTAACCAGTGCCACGCGAACCTCGGCAAGTGGCACGAGGCGAACAAGTCCAAGGCCGGCAAACCGTACCAGAACGAGATCACGAACTTCGTGAAGGACCACCCCGAGTTCCGCTCGCTCGACACCTCCGCGAACCCGCGCACGCTCAAGTTCAGCCACGCCATCCACATGAACCCCGGTCAGGCGTACACGGCCGACGGGAAGGAAGCGATGACGGTGAAACGGCTCCGCGAGTTGAACGGGGAAGCTGGCAAAGCAGCCGTTGCCCGGTACGCTTCCGGCGCCGGTGACGACACGAAAGTGCAGCTCCAGTGCGCCTCTTGCCACGCACTCGATTCGGGTGTGGGTTCCCCTGGCTTTAACTCGCTCAAGGACACACTCGCGAAGGACGACCCAACCCGCGCGCTGCTCCCACCGCGTGCCGAAGGCGCGTATTTCCTCCCAGTAAACTTCGAGGCCCACTGCCGCTCGTGCCACCCGCAGAAAGCGAACGAAGGCGTGAGCGAAGCCAACGGAAAGAAGTTTGAAGTGCCGCGGTTCGATGTGCCGCACCGCAAGCAACCGGCCGACCTCATCCCCGACCTGAAAGCCGGCTACCTGAAGGGGCTGAGCAACAGCGGGCACCCCGCCCTGAACGCGCCGCCCGAACTCGGTGGCAAGCTCGACGCGCCGCCGAAGAACCTCGCGCCGCGCACCTTGGGCGAAGAAGCCGAGCGACTCGCCGGACTCGCAGAAGGGTTGCTCTTTGAACCGGCTGGGAGCTGCGCCAAGTGCCACACCATGACGCCGGGCGACGGAAAAGCCAAGCCCCGCGTCACGGCCGTCCCGGACCGCACGGTCTGGTTCAAACACGCGAAGTTCAACCACGCCTCGCACCGCGGAACGACGTGCGCGACGTGCCACCCGGGTACGGGCGCCGACTACATCTCCAAAGTGGAAGCGGACAAACCGGAACCGGTGCAGATCGTGGGCATCAACACCTGTCGGGCGTGCCACTCGCCGCTCGGCACGAAGATCAAGGTGTCCGA
- a CDS encoding multiheme c-type cytochrome: MDAPDTNRGFNVRAVPLIAVTLVAIVAGVFNTAQSHQPPTAAVAIVAPTAKPYGVDKADFKEPFTYRASTSCSAAACHGGGAIGKVGSEHSTWAREAVSAGTSDPHSKAYSVLFNPVSVKMGKALGIKEPHKDARCLACHAVDSVKDPATHDQILAEGVGCGACHGPADKWIAEHTLPSWKARSNQEKWTEFGFVPTKNLVARALNCASCHVGDGGRDMNHDFIAAGHPRLAFEPARFHFQPDYRKHWTEKGDPLSFEVRMWVIGQAATLRASVNLLYERAKKADAPNEKAPWPEFSGYSCYACHQTIGDTETRGSLSATPRTPGVPGWEVWSNTTVDVAAKSCELAFPGLSSPELRDVKLPAVEELRKFMGAKRAPAPGEVAKRAKAAVVELDTWLAHLQTAEDRGPSTVGRDAPVKIAHRLAVNALSSDGKVLADHDWDSLAANYLGTAAMYHAAGGKAGTGAGWHDPLLAIDKNLRFPPIANGPVKFDRLRLDPIRDSFESLRNKTGTPEGK; this comes from the coding sequence ATGGATGCGCCAGACACGAATCGCGGGTTTAACGTGCGTGCCGTTCCCCTCATCGCGGTGACACTCGTCGCAATCGTCGCGGGCGTGTTCAACACGGCGCAGTCGCACCAGCCCCCGACCGCCGCGGTCGCAATCGTCGCACCAACAGCCAAGCCCTACGGTGTTGACAAGGCCGACTTCAAAGAGCCGTTCACATACCGTGCGAGCACTTCGTGTTCGGCGGCGGCGTGTCACGGTGGCGGGGCGATCGGGAAGGTCGGGAGCGAGCACTCGACCTGGGCGCGCGAAGCGGTTTCGGCCGGAACGAGCGACCCGCACTCCAAAGCGTACAGCGTGCTGTTCAACCCCGTCTCCGTGAAGATGGGCAAGGCGCTCGGTATCAAGGAGCCCCACAAGGACGCCCGGTGCCTCGCGTGCCACGCGGTCGATAGCGTGAAAGACCCCGCGACCCACGACCAGATTCTGGCCGAGGGCGTCGGCTGCGGTGCGTGTCACGGCCCCGCGGACAAGTGGATCGCGGAACACACGCTCCCGTCGTGGAAGGCTCGTAGCAATCAGGAGAAGTGGACCGAGTTCGGGTTCGTGCCGACGAAGAACCTCGTGGCCCGCGCGCTGAATTGCGCGAGCTGCCACGTCGGGGACGGCGGGCGCGATATGAACCACGATTTCATCGCGGCTGGGCACCCGCGGCTCGCCTTCGAGCCGGCCCGGTTCCACTTTCAACCGGACTACCGCAAGCACTGGACCGAAAAGGGCGACCCTCTCAGTTTTGAAGTCCGCATGTGGGTCATCGGGCAAGCCGCGACGCTGCGGGCGTCGGTGAACTTGCTTTACGAGCGGGCGAAGAAGGCCGACGCACCGAACGAGAAGGCCCCGTGGCCGGAGTTTAGCGGTTACAGTTGTTACGCCTGCCACCAAACGATCGGCGACACGGAAACACGTGGGAGCCTGAGTGCGACTCCGCGCACGCCCGGTGTGCCGGGGTGGGAGGTCTGGTCGAACACGACGGTCGATGTGGCGGCGAAGTCTTGCGAACTCGCGTTTCCCGGGCTAAGCTCGCCCGAATTACGCGACGTGAAACTGCCGGCGGTCGAGGAGCTTCGCAAGTTCATGGGGGCGAAGCGGGCGCCCGCGCCGGGCGAGGTCGCGAAGCGTGCGAAGGCGGCCGTGGTCGAACTCGATACGTGGCTCGCGCACCTGCAAACCGCCGAGGACCGCGGGCCGAGCACCGTCGGGCGCGACGCGCCTGTGAAAATCGCACACCGGCTCGCTGTGAATGCTCTATCTTCGGACGGGAAGGTACTCGCGGATCACGACTGGGATTCACTGGCGGCGAACTACCTGGGCACAGCGGCCATGTACCACGCGGCCGGCGGTAAAGCGGGAACCGGTGCCGGGTGGCACGACCCGCTGCTCGCGATCGACAAGAACCTGCGGTTCCCGCCGATCGCGAACGGCCCGGTGAAGTTCGACCGGCTCAGACTGGACCCGATCCGCGACAGCTTCGAGTCACTGCGCAACAAGACGGGCACACCGGAGGGGAAGTGA
- a CDS encoding multiheme c-type cytochrome → MNPNRQAIGMSGCLAAACHGGSASEALKGTRGGNCWESSGSCWAAADPHTAAYSLLTDNPRRPLKITAAKIMAKYAPGKQATEDARCLACHTNPALAREELIRDANARVLREQGVSCEACHGNASVWLQPHTTEEWGRNRAKVYAETGMKPLYDLGERALACAGCHVGAPAENGLPVRDMNHDMIAAGHPRLNFDFAEYQRRLPQHWQEKDRTKSSYSPIVPNEAKVWFVGRVAHAEAACKLLEDRAKRSLDPNEHRTPWPEFAEFNCASCHHNLRIPGESEKYGDWRKSAEYIGERPPGVPPWQMIWPVTDGVGLASPPWTQALLPVVRAMESPRPAKADKAQGVAKAAVGQIGNLRRELVSLPGEQVEARARGLFPRGALNLPEWDSATQLFFGLVALEYARGKPSDAVVKKYRSGVTAFRDQDWERLESAFKAIHEK, encoded by the coding sequence GTGAACCCCAACCGGCAAGCCATCGGGATGTCCGGGTGTCTCGCGGCGGCGTGCCACGGCGGGTCGGCAAGTGAGGCGCTGAAAGGCACTCGCGGCGGCAATTGTTGGGAGAGTTCAGGTAGTTGTTGGGCCGCGGCCGATCCGCATACTGCGGCGTACAGCCTGCTGACCGACAACCCGCGGCGCCCGCTGAAGATCACGGCCGCGAAGATTATGGCGAAGTACGCGCCGGGGAAGCAGGCCACGGAGGACGCTCGGTGCCTCGCCTGCCACACCAACCCGGCGCTCGCGCGAGAGGAGCTGATTCGCGATGCGAATGCCCGTGTATTGCGCGAGCAAGGGGTGAGTTGCGAAGCCTGCCACGGAAACGCCAGCGTGTGGCTCCAGCCGCACACTACAGAAGAGTGGGGGAGGAATCGGGCAAAGGTCTACGCGGAGACGGGAATGAAGCCGCTGTACGACCTGGGCGAGCGGGCGCTCGCGTGTGCCGGGTGTCACGTCGGTGCCCCGGCCGAGAACGGGCTGCCGGTTCGCGACATGAATCACGACATGATCGCTGCCGGGCACCCGCGCCTGAACTTTGACTTCGCCGAGTACCAGCGCCGGCTGCCGCAGCACTGGCAGGAGAAAGACCGCACGAAGAGCAGCTACTCGCCGATCGTGCCGAACGAGGCGAAGGTCTGGTTCGTCGGGCGCGTGGCCCATGCCGAGGCCGCGTGCAAGTTGCTCGAAGACCGCGCGAAGCGGTCGCTCGACCCGAACGAGCACCGCACGCCGTGGCCGGAGTTCGCCGAGTTCAACTGCGCGTCGTGCCACCACAACCTCCGCATACCGGGGGAGAGCGAGAAGTACGGCGACTGGCGGAAGAGTGCCGAGTACATCGGCGAACGCCCGCCCGGTGTACCCCCGTGGCAGATGATTTGGCCAGTGACGGACGGAGTAGGGCTCGCTTCTCCGCCGTGGACTCAGGCACTCTTACCGGTGGTTCGCGCGATGGAATCGCCGCGCCCCGCGAAGGCGGACAAGGCGCAAGGCGTAGCGAAAGCCGCGGTAGGACAGATCGGAAACTTGCGGCGCGAACTTGTGTCGCTGCCCGGTGAGCAGGTCGAAGCGCGGGCGCGGGGGCTCTTCCCCCGCGGGGCGCTGAACCTGCCGGAATGGGACAGCGCAACGCAGTTATTCTTCGGCCTCGTGGCGCTGGAATACGCTCGCGGGAAACCGAGCGACGCGGTGGTGAAGAAGTACCGCAGCGGCGTGACCGCGTTCCGCGATCAGGACTGGGAGCGGTTGGAGAGCGCTTTCAAAGCGATTCACGAGAAGTGA